The Paenibacillus sp. FSL H7-0357 nucleotide sequence TAGAAATTAGACATGAATGCCCCTCGGTGGAGCAATATCTGGCGCTGCGGGTTGAGGCAGGACTTAGTCCGATGAGTATAGAGGGGGCTAAGACCGGACTTCCGCGTTCTTGTTATGCAGTATCCCTCTATGAAGAGGACATGCTGGTAGGGATGGGACGCGTCATCGGGGACGGAGGCTGTTTCTTTCAGGTGACGGATATTGCCGTTAAGCCCTCCCGTCAAGGGCGTGGCTTGGGGAAAGTCATTATGGGTGAGATCAGGGCATTCCTGGATACGGTGCCCAATCCGTCGTATGTTAGCCTCATTGCTGACGGAAATGCTTCGAAGCTGTATGATCAGTATGGCTTTGTTCCGGTAATGCCTTATTCGCAAGGGATGTTCCTGCGGCGGTAGCGGGCCGGAATGGCAGATTGTAATCTTATGATAGTGAGGCTGGCCGACCCCCACCTAGCGGGGGTATTTGAATGCTGCTTCTACCCGGAGGGTTTCAGAACGCCACTATGGGATAAATTAGAATTAGGGCTTGAGAAAGCGAGGAAAACTAGAGATGGATGTTGTTGTGCTAGGTGCGTCGGGGACGCTGGGAAAAGCAATTGTACAGGAAGCACTAAAAAGAAAACACGAAGTAACCGCAGCCGTCCGCCATCCGGATTCGCTGCAAATCGAGCATGAGCGGCTGCAGATTGCCACCGTTGATATCCTGAATCCTTCCTCGGTAGCTGCCGTAGTTGGCGGGCACGGGGAGGTCATCAGTGCGTTCGGACCGGATTCCGGGCGGGAAAATGATCTGCTTGGCGCAGCGGATTCGCTGCTGGAGGGGATGCGTATAGCCGGGGTGGAACGGCTGATGATCGTCGGCGGAGCGGGTAGTCTGAAGACGGAATCGGGAGAGTGGCTGATGGACACGGCTGAATTCCCGGAGGAGCTGCGGCCGCTGGCTGCCGCACATGCCAACGCCTATGAAATCTATAGAGGTTCGGCACTTGATTATACGTATATCAGCCCGCCTGCGGTCATCGTGCCGGGCCGGCGGACAGGCATGTTCCGCATCGGACTGGACCGGCTTGTCGTGGATGAAAATGGTGAGAGCAGCATCAGCGTGGAGGATTTCGCCGTGGCGGTCATTGATGAGCTGGAGGAAGGCAATTTCAGCCGGGAGAGATTTACGGTAGCTTATTAGCCGAGCCGGGTACAGAACAGAAGCAGTTGTAAGGCTGCCTTGAACTGAACAACAGGACAGATACAGTGCCGGGCGTGGATTCCGGCTATGCGCAAAGGGTAAGACTTATTGCATTTTATGCCGTAAGGCTTACCCTTTATTGCGATGGACATGTAGCGAAAGGGGTGCGAGTCATGGATCTGGTAACTGCTGAGCAGATGCGGCAATTGGACCGCAAAACGATTGAGGGTTTGAGCATTCCGGCGGTTGCGCTGATGGAGAATGCAGGTCGGGCCATCGCCGAGGAGGTTATTGCGCTGTGCCGTAGCAGGCACGGCGGAGGCGCAGGCGGAGAAGACCGGAACGGTGGACGGGCCGGAACGGGAAACGGCTGGGCTGATGCTGTTATAGCGGGGCGCGGCGGCTATATAAACGCGGGACCGGGTGCAGAGAACGGCAGAGACGCGGGAACGGATGTGGGGCGTGGCGGCGGCGAGGAACCGGGAGCAGGGCGTGGCAGCGGCAGAGGTGTTGCTGCCATCCAGCGAAGCGGCGGCCCGGGGATCCAGCCGCCGGGATTCACGGTCAGCGGCGATACCGCGCTGACCCTGGACTCTGCCGAAGCCGAGCACTGGCTGATTCTCGTCGGCAAAGGCAATAACGGCGGCGACGGCCTCGCCGCCGCCAGGCATCTGCGTGAGGCGGGCCTCGCCGTCACGCTGGTGTACGCGGCCGCGCCGGAGTCGCTGGCCGGCGAAGCCGCGCTGCAGCGGGATGCCGCTGCAGCCATGGGCCTGCCCGCCGCCGTCTACGGCGCGGACCGGCTGGACTTTGCCGCATGCAGCGGCATCGTGGATGCGCTGCTAGGCACCGGCAGCGCGGGAGCCCCGCGCGGTGCCTATGCGGAGCTGATTGCCGCCGCGAACGGCAGCGGCAAACCGGTGGTGTCCGCGGACATCCCGAGCGGGCTGAACGCGGACACTGGCGAGCTGCATGAGCCGTGCATTCATGCAGCAGTGACAGTCTGCCTCGCGTTTCTCAAACGCGGGCTGGTGCAATATCCCGGCGCGGGGGCAGCCGGGCATGTGGTGGTCCGCTCCATCGGCATTCCGGCTGCCTTGGCCCGGGAACACGGCGTGCAGGCTTGCCTGCTGACGCCGGAGGTGCTGCGGACACGTCTTCAGATCGACGTGTCGCGCCGCCGCTCGCCCGAAGGCCACAAGGGCACTTACGGGCATGTCCTGCTGGCCGGCGGAAGCCTGGCCATGAGCGGTGCAGGCCTGCTCTCCGCCCGGGCTGCGCTGCGGGCGGGTTGCGGCTTGGTTACCTGGGCACTGCCCGGCGGGCTGCTGCCCTATGTGATCGGTGCCGCCCCTGAAATGATGCTGGCTGCAGCCGGCAGCGCAGAGGATGGCACCTGGAAAGCAGGCACGGCCGCAGAGGTGCTGCGGCTGGGTGCCGGAAAGGAGGTTATCGCCGTTGGTCCTGGCCTTGGCCGGTTCGAGGGCGATACGGATTGGCTCCGCACGATTTGGGAGAGGACGGAAACGCCCCTGGTCATCGATGCCGATGCTTTAAACATCCTGGCTGATGCCGATTACAGCTCCTGGACCCGCCGGGGGCCTGTGATCTTGACGCCGCATCCGGGAGAAATGGCCCGGCTGGCAGGTCTTCCCACGGCAGAAGTGCAGCGCGACCGGATCGGTCTGGCATTGGACTATGCCCGGGAGCATGGCGTGGTGCTTGTGCTGAAAGGGGCGCATACAGTTATTGCAACGCCTGAAGGACAAGCCTATGTAAATGTCACAGGCCATCCGGGTATGGGAACCGGCGGAGCGGGCGATGTGCTGACAGGCATCATTTCCGGACTGCTGGCTCAAGGGCTGAATGCCGTACAGGCTGCGGCTTTTGGCGTGTATCTGCACGGACTGGCCGGAGAACGGGCAGCCCGCCTGCGGCATCATCCGGCGGCATTAATTGCCGGGGATATCATTGAAGCACTCTGATTGCAGGAAGCTGTGTGGAGAAGCCTGATCACACTATCTTGCCGGATGCATGCCGGTCCGGCACCCGGTGCAACTGCCTGCAGGCTAAAGCAGCAGCAGGCAGAGCAGCGGGATGAATAGCGCGAATACAGGAAGCAGCAGCGGCTGCCGCTCGCCGGCTACCTGGGCGAGCCGGAATACCAGGAGTACAGCTATGCCGTAGATGCCGCAGGTCATGGCTTCTCCGCCCTGCTCCGAGGCCAGCCACAGACCTGCGCCAAAGCCGGCAGCCGCATACAGTACCAGTGACGGCCCGAGCGAAGACGAACGGAACATGCGCAGCAGCAGATCTGCCAGCAGTGCCGCCGGCAGTCCATAAGCGTAAATGGCATAGGGCACCGATATCGGCCAGCCTTCCGGCACTCCGCCTTCGTGCGGAAAGAACAGCATCAGCAGGGAGACGAGCATAAAGGTCAGACCGGCGGCGGAGAGTTTCGCCAGTGCGTACATGCCTGCGGATAGGCGGACGGACGGAAGATCGTAATCCTTGATTTTATTCATCCTAAAACTTCCTTTCAGGGTGGGATTAACGCTACTACGGCGGACTTAGGGCCTCTACCGGAGGCAGCTCAGCTTGTGACCATGTCCCCTCCATTAACATGAATACATGTGCCTGTGACATAAGAAGAATCGGAACTGGCCAGATAGACATAGGCTCCGGCCAATTCATAAGGCTGAGCCGCACGCCGGAGCGGAGTATCCGTTCCGAAGACGCTGACCTCGGCAGCGGAGTAGCTGGAGGGAATGAGCGGTGTCCAGACCGGCCCGGGGGCGACACTGTTGACACGGATTCCGGTATCAGCGAGCGAAAGGGCAAGAGAGCGTGTAAAGGTGACGATGGCACCTTTGGTGGTTGAATAATCGATGAGCTCTTTGTGGCCCTGGTAAGCGGTGATTGAGGCAGTGTTTATGATGGAGCTGCCTTTTTTCAAATGTGGAAGTGCGGCCTGTGTCAGGTAAAAGAACGGAATAATGTTGGTATGAAAGGTCTGGAGCAGCTGTTCTTCTGAAATATCGAGAATGCTCTTCTGCGGATACTGCACGCCATGGTTATTGACGAGGATATCCAGCTTGCCAAAGGTCTGTACTGTCTGCTCTACGGCCTGGAAGCAGTTTTGCTTATGCCGCAAATCAGTTTCGATCCGCAGGCAACGGCGGCCCAATTGTTCAATGCGCTGCTGTGTGACTTCGGCATCCGAGGCTTCGTACAGATAGGCAATGGCTACATCCGCCCCTTCCCTGGCAAATGCGATGGCCGCCGCCTTGCCGATGCCGCTGTCCCCTCCGGTAATCAGCGCCACCTTGCCTTCCAGCTTTCGGCTGCCGAAGCTCTCAGGATTTTCGCTGATCGGGCGGGGGTTCATCAGACTTTCAAGGCCCGGCTGGCGGTTCTGATGCTGCGGCGGAAAGGCAATGGGCTGCTTGCAGCATACCGTCTGTTCCCCATAATAGGGGTAAGTGGGATTCATATCGCGGTTATCCTCCTTGGATGCTGTCATTCGTATATTTTTATGCATGCGCCCAGGAAAGCGTGCGCTTCCGCAGTGTGAATCCGGCATTTGAAGCGGGCAATGATCAGGGGGACAAATCTTGCATTCTATGAAAAAAATTATGATATATTACCTGGGAGGAACGTATGGCGGATCGTGTGAACTGGTTCAATATTGCCTATTTGCAGCAGGGCACGGTACTTCAACGAGAGGTATACAATCTGCTTCAGGAACTGCGGATTATGGAGCTTCTTGCGGACTATGAACCGCTGCTTGCAGGTACGATACCTCTGGGAATTCAAGTGGAAGGCAGCGATCTCGATCTGATCTGCGAGGTACATGACCCCGTGCGCTTTACCGCCAAGGTTCACGGTTATTTCGGGCAGTGGACCGGATATTCCGCCGTAACCCGGGTGGTTGGGGGAATAACACGCACCAAGATTAATTTTCATGCCGGAGGCTGGCCGATTGAATTGTTCGGGCAAGCCAAGCCAGCGCGGCAGCAGAACGCTTGGCTGCATATGCTGGTAGAGGGGCGGATATTGGATCTGCTGGGGGAAAGTTTCCGCGAAGAAATTATTTTGCTGAAGTCAGGCGGAATGAAGACGGAACCGGCTTTTGCGAGACTGCTGAAGCTGGAAGGCGATCCTTATGAGGCGCTGCTGGACCTTGGCAGGCTTCGTCAAGAGGAGCTGGAACACATGTGCAAGAAGGCTTATCCCTACATACAATGAACAATGGAAACGGGGGAGGAATATTGAAGTACAGAGCAATGGTTGCAGATGATTATGAGGAAGCGTATCTTTTATGGGGGAATACTACAGGCATGAACCTCAGCCAGGCTGACTCCCGGGAAGAAATTGTTCGTTATCTGGAGCGCAACCCCGGACTGAGTCTCGTCTACGAGAATGAAGCGGGCAAAATTGCCGGGACTGCAATGTGCGGACATGACGGGCGCAGAGGGTATATGTATCATGTAGCTGTCAGCGGAGAATGCCGCGGAGCAGGAGTCGGCCGTGAACTGGTCTCCCGTTGTCTAGGTAGATTGCGGGAAGCCGGCATTGTGAAATGCCACTTGATGGTTATTGAGGGGAATGAGCTGGGCCGCAGCTTCTGGTCGGGCATCGGCTGGCAGGAACGCGATGGGATTGTTCTTTTCTCACAGGATACTTAATCAGGCGGAGAGATTTCAGAGCATTGGCCCTGATAATGATCTATCGTAAGGTGACATACCAATGTAATAGTGTAGCTTCTGCATTCGTGCAGTATAATATATGTGAGTATATTGTCGAATTTTGATAGGTGGCGATCTGAACTATGCGCTTTAAAGATGTATTCTCAATTATCGGCCCGGCGATGGTCGGGCCTTCCAGTTCGCATACTGCGGGAGCGGCCCGGATTGGCAGAGCAGCCCGTCAGGTGCTTGGTGAAGTGCCGGGCGAGGCTGAGGTCATTTTCTTCGGTTCCTTTGCCGCAACCTATCAGGGGCATGGCACAGACCGGGCAATTGCCGGTGGCCTGCTGGATTTCGCTACGGATGACCAACGTCTGCCTGATTCTATCGAGCTTGCGCAAGAGGACGGGATGGAGATTTCCTTCCGGCAGGGAACGGGGCTGTTCCCCCACCCCAATACGGTTCGCCTGCGTCTTGTCGGCCGGGAGACCGGAACAGAAATGACGCTTACGGGGATCTCGATTGGCGGCGGCAATATTGAAATTGTAGATATCGACGGCTTCGGGGTTAAGCTTACGGGAATGTATCCGACAGTGCTGATTAACCATATGGACTATTTGGGAGTACTCGCGAGTGTTACCGATGTAATGCGCAAAGGCCAGTTTAATATCGGACATATGTCCCTGGACCGCAAGAACCGCAGCGGTGCGGCTTTGACAGTGCTGGAGCTGGATGAGCCAGCCACAGCAGAGCTGCTCAAGGATCTGGCGGGCCTGCCGGCCGTGAAGTCGGTAAAGGTTGTTGATTTAAACGAACCAACGCAAGTAAAGAAAGGGAAGGATAGCTCATCATGAATTTTCAAACATTAAGCCAGTTGGCGGTACTATGCGAGGAACGGGGTTTGGGTATCGGCCAGCTTATGCTTGAGGAGCAAAGCGCAGAGTCCGGACGTTCCACAGAGCAGGAGTTCGCCACGATGAGCCAGTACTACGGAGTGATGAAAGAGGCGGTGCACCGCGGCATGCACGAAGATACCACCTCACGCAGCGGTCTGACCGGCCTTGATGCGCAGCGGGTTGCTGCCTACAATGCGGCAGATGAACCGTGTCTTGGCGGATCTGCCGGTACCGCGATGGCCTATGCGCTGGCTGTATCTGAAGTGAATGCGTCCATGGGCCGCATTATTGCCACGCCGACCGCAGGTTCTTGCGGTATCATTCCCGGTGTATTTCTCAGCTGCCAGGAGCGGTTTGGCTGGGACGATGATTATATGGTGTCGGGCTTGTTCGCCGCCGGTGCCATTGGTTACGTGATCGCCAATAACTCCTTTGTATCCGGTGCGGAAGGCGGCTGCCAGGCAGAGGTTGGTTCGGCGATCGGGATGGCTGCGGGAGCGCTGACCGAGCTGCGCGGCGGAACCCCGGCACAGGCAGTACATGCTGTCGGTTTGGCACTCAAAAATACACTCGGCCTAATCTGTGATCCTGTGGGTGGCCTTGTGGAAATTCCCTGCATTGTGCGCAACGGCTTTGGTGCCGTTACGGCACTCGCCGCAGCGGATATGGCGCTGGCCGGCGTGCGCAGCGTAATCCCTTCGGACGAAGTGATCAAGGTAATGCTGGAAGTCGGTTCCGCTATGCCTGAGAAGCACCGTGAAACGGCAGGGGGCGGCTTGGCTCAGACCCCTACCGGGCGCCAGATTATGAAGGATCTGCGGAACAAGAAGTAATCGGGCCACGCAAATACGGTATTATTTCAAATCATGCGGAACCGCTCCAACTGCTCCCATAATCCCTCCTGCCGGAGTATTTCCGGCTGTTTCGGACCCATAAGATCGAAATGGGGGAAGGGTTTGCGGTTGTGGATATACTGCGGCGGAAGACCCTTCTCCTTACACCAGCGTTTTAGACGGGGCAGGTCACTGCAGCCTACTTTAGTCACTGTAGTAATTCCCGGAAAGCGCGGGTCAATCCAATAATGCGTCAGAAAAGCGATCTCTCCTGCCGAGACTGCCTGTTTCCACCGGGTTAATTCTTCTCTGTTAATTCCGAAGGCCATAGCTGTCCTCATCCCTATTCTTTTCAGTAATTGTTGACTCCATTATAACCTATGAAAGGGGAGAACATCATGAGCGGGCAATCCAGAGCAGACATCCGCCCCGGACTTGAGGTGGATATTGTACTCAAGCAAGACCAGCCAACAGGCAAACTTACGCATGGCACGGTCAAAGATATTTTGACCAATTCGCCCCGCCATCCGCACGGCATCAAGGTGCGGCTGACGGACGGACAAGTCGGCCGGGTTAAGAATATTACCAGCTGAATGAACAAGTCGTTGCATCCCTATTTTTAACTTTCAATAGCGCTCCTCTCGCCTGGCTACTACTGCCCAACAGCACAGCAGCCACCGGCGGAAGGAGCGTTTATTGTTGTTTAGGCACTTGGTGTTGATCATTGGAGAGAAGAGCAAGTTCTGCTTGAATTGAACAATACAATAGAACATGTTATAAACTGGTAAAAATTTAGGGGTGTGAGTGGAATGGAGCCGGGTAGAGCAAGCTTGATCAGCAGGTGGATTTCTAAAGCTGCCCCGCTGCTCTTAACGGCCCATAAATTCTTCTACATATTGGTCCGCTTTTGTCTGGTTGCATTGATTGCAGGCACAGACGCAGTTGTCAGGAGTGGTGTGGCCGCCTTTGGCGCGCGGCAGCAAGTGGTCAATAGTGTCTCCGTACAAGCCGCAGAAATGACAAGTATAGTTGTCCCTGTTTAGAATTAACGCCCGAAAATCCTTATTGCTGTACAGGCGGCGAATCGTGCGGCGGTTCACAACTACTGCGGCATGCTCTCTGACAAGGGTCACAGCCAGCTCCAGATCGATTTCCTGGTGCCAGCGGCGGCCCTTGTCGCTATGTCCGCGCATCAGAATCATCCCCTTAAATGAAGGGATCAGGGCGGAGGCGTCCTGCGGATCGGGCTTAGGTCCGAACGGCTGCGGCGATTTCCGCCGCTGCTCGGCTCCGCGCGGACGCGTCTTTCCCTTGACTGCAGAGGTAAGGGTTGCGGCCTTACCCTCTTTGGAGCGCTCCGGCAAGGAGTGCAGATGGGTTTTGGGTACAGGCGGTTTGGAAGCTGCAGGAGCCGGGGCCGATGGGGCCGGTGACCGGCGGGACGCAGGTACAGGTCCGGGTTCGGAAGTCTGAGCTGAAACAGCGGACACAGACACAGCTCCCATTCCGCGAAGCAGTGCAGGAGCGGATCCCTCTTCGCGGGCCTTGCGGCATTCCCGGCAGGCCCCGCGGCGGGCCTGGCCCTTGGAGCGTTTTCCGGTCCGCCGGCGGAATTCGGCAAGTGGTTTTAGTTTATGGCAATAGGCGCATTGTTTGGATAAAGGCTGGTTCGTATCGGTCATAGGCATGTGTGGATGATGCTTTGCCAGCGTCACCCGGTCCCCTCATTTTTTTATGGATTAGTAAAGCCTTCCTGTTTAACAGATAATAACTTTAGTATAACGTAAAGTGTGTCTGTTCACACCGCAAGCATAAAAATTCGCCGATTCCCTAATTTGTGACATCTGTCTTAGCGGGGTGGAGGGAGAACCTGTAAAATCTACTCAAAGCAAGTTGAGATCGATATTTTGGGACGATGAATGCGGGGGGATTAGCAATGACACAAGCCGGGAAAAGACCGGGTGCTGTAATTTTACTGTATATTCTTCAGGCTTTCCTGGGAGTCGGAGCGATAGGGGGAGGACTGGTGCTGCTGGCCGACCCCAGTGGTGAAATGATTGGGATGCCGTCTTCCGTGCTGGAAAGATCGCCCTTTGAGAATTTTGCAATCCCTGGCATTCTGCTGCTGGTGATCTTTGGACTTCTGCCGCTGCTGGTGCTGTATGGTCTAGTCAAGAAGCCGGATTGGAAGTGGGCGGCCCCGTTGAATCCGTTCAGGACACTGCATAGTGCGTGGGCACTTTCGCTCTATATCGGCTTCGGGCAAATTATCTGGATTATGGTGCAGACCTACATGATGAACGCCGTATCCATTGTCCATGTGGTCTATACCAGCTTGGGCCTGCTGATTCAGGCTGTTACACTGCTGCCTGCGGTACAGGAATATTTTATGCTGGACGGACGTGCGGAAAGACGTTAGAATGGCAGTGAACAAATAAAGGGCTTTCATTTGAGCCGGGGGAGTGCACCGGAATGACAACTATATATGATATTGCCAAAAGAACCGGTTACTCTCCAACTACGGTATCAAAGGCATTTAATAACTACTCCGATGTGCGGGAGAAGACGCGCCAGGAGATTCTGCGGACTGCCCGTGAGATGGGCTATTTACCCAATGCACATGCGCGCACGCTGACTACGAAGAAATCATGGACCCTTGGCGTGCTGTTCGTAGAGGGCACAGGTGTCGGTATCCGTCATCCGTTTTTCGGCGCGGTGATTGAGAGCTTCAAGCAGGTTGCTGTGGCCAAAGGGTATGCCCTGATGTTTATCTCCAAGGATGTCGGCGGCAAGCAAAGCGGGTATTTGGAAAATTGCCGGATTCATGGCGTGGACGGAGTCGTGGTGTTTCTCTCTGATTATGAAGATCCTTATTTTCAGGAGCTGCTGGAGAGCAATATTCCCACGGTTATACTGGATTATGAAACAACGCAGTCACATACGGTCTGCTCGGACAATATTGCCGGTGCGCTGCAGGCGGTGGAATACCTGACTTCTTTGGGACACCGGAGAATCGCTCATATATCCGGGGGAGAGAATACATTCCCGGGCAAACAGCGAGAGAATGGATATAAGGCTGCAATGAAGCAGCACGGGCTTGAGGTGCAGGAGGGGTATGTTTCAGTGGGGGCTTTTTATTCCCTGGAGAGCGGCTATGCCGCGATGCAGAGTCTTCTTGAACTGCCGGAACGCCCGACAGCCGTCTTTGCTTCGGGTGACTTGCTGGCGTTAGGCGCGGTTATGGCAGCCAAAGACAAGGGGCTGGCGGTACCGGCGGATATTTC carries:
- a CDS encoding GNAT family N-acetyltransferase codes for the protein MDAAEKVEIRHECPSVEQYLALRVEAGLSPMSIEGAKTGLPRSCYAVSLYEEDMLVGMGRVIGDGGCFFQVTDIAVKPSRQGRGLGKVIMGEIRAFLDTVPNPSYVSLIADGNASKLYDQYGFVPVMPYSQGMFLRR
- a CDS encoding NAD(P)-dependent oxidoreductase — protein: MDVVVLGASGTLGKAIVQEALKRKHEVTAAVRHPDSLQIEHERLQIATVDILNPSSVAAVVGGHGEVISAFGPDSGRENDLLGAADSLLEGMRIAGVERLMIVGGAGSLKTESGEWLMDTAEFPEELRPLAAAHANAYEIYRGSALDYTYISPPAVIVPGRRTGMFRIGLDRLVVDENGESSISVEDFAVAVIDELEEGNFSRERFTVAY
- a CDS encoding bifunctional ADP-dependent NAD(P)H-hydrate dehydratase/NAD(P)H-hydrate epimerase, which gives rise to MDLVTAEQMRQLDRKTIEGLSIPAVALMENAGRAIAEEVIALCRSRHGGGAGGEDRNGGRAGTGNGWADAVIAGRGGYINAGPGAENGRDAGTDVGRGGGEEPGAGRGSGRGVAAIQRSGGPGIQPPGFTVSGDTALTLDSAEAEHWLILVGKGNNGGDGLAAARHLREAGLAVTLVYAAAPESLAGEAALQRDAAAAMGLPAAVYGADRLDFAACSGIVDALLGTGSAGAPRGAYAELIAAANGSGKPVVSADIPSGLNADTGELHEPCIHAAVTVCLAFLKRGLVQYPGAGAAGHVVVRSIGIPAALAREHGVQACLLTPEVLRTRLQIDVSRRRSPEGHKGTYGHVLLAGGSLAMSGAGLLSARAALRAGCGLVTWALPGGLLPYVIGAAPEMMLAAAGSAEDGTWKAGTAAEVLRLGAGKEVIAVGPGLGRFEGDTDWLRTIWERTETPLVIDADALNILADADYSSWTRRGPVILTPHPGEMARLAGLPTAEVQRDRIGLALDYAREHGVVLVLKGAHTVIATPEGQAYVNVTGHPGMGTGGAGDVLTGIISGLLAQGLNAVQAAAFGVYLHGLAGERAARLRHHPAALIAGDIIEAL
- a CDS encoding SDR family oxidoreductase, whose protein sequence is MNPTYPYYGEQTVCCKQPIAFPPQHQNRQPGLESLMNPRPISENPESFGSRKLEGKVALITGGDSGIGKAAAIAFAREGADVAIAYLYEASDAEVTQQRIEQLGRRCLRIETDLRHKQNCFQAVEQTVQTFGKLDILVNNHGVQYPQKSILDISEEQLLQTFHTNIIPFFYLTQAALPHLKKGSSIINTASITAYQGHKELIDYSTTKGAIVTFTRSLALSLADTGIRVNSVAPGPVWTPLIPSSYSAAEVSVFGTDTPLRRAAQPYELAGAYVYLASSDSSYVTGTCIHVNGGDMVTS
- a CDS encoding DUF4269 domain-containing protein — translated: MADRVNWFNIAYLQQGTVLQREVYNLLQELRIMELLADYEPLLAGTIPLGIQVEGSDLDLICEVHDPVRFTAKVHGYFGQWTGYSAVTRVVGGITRTKINFHAGGWPIELFGQAKPARQQNAWLHMLVEGRILDLLGESFREEIILLKSGGMKTEPAFARLLKLEGDPYEALLDLGRLRQEELEHMCKKAYPYIQ
- a CDS encoding GNAT family N-acetyltransferase, with the protein product MKYRAMVADDYEEAYLLWGNTTGMNLSQADSREEIVRYLERNPGLSLVYENEAGKIAGTAMCGHDGRRGYMYHVAVSGECRGAGVGRELVSRCLGRLREAGIVKCHLMVIEGNELGRSFWSGIGWQERDGIVLFSQDT
- the sdaAB gene encoding L-serine ammonia-lyase, iron-sulfur-dependent subunit beta, which produces MRFKDVFSIIGPAMVGPSSSHTAGAARIGRAARQVLGEVPGEAEVIFFGSFAATYQGHGTDRAIAGGLLDFATDDQRLPDSIELAQEDGMEISFRQGTGLFPHPNTVRLRLVGRETGTEMTLTGISIGGGNIEIVDIDGFGVKLTGMYPTVLINHMDYLGVLASVTDVMRKGQFNIGHMSLDRKNRSGAALTVLELDEPATAELLKDLAGLPAVKSVKVVDLNEPTQVKKGKDSSS
- the sdaAA gene encoding L-serine ammonia-lyase, iron-sulfur-dependent, subunit alpha: MNFQTLSQLAVLCEERGLGIGQLMLEEQSAESGRSTEQEFATMSQYYGVMKEAVHRGMHEDTTSRSGLTGLDAQRVAAYNAADEPCLGGSAGTAMAYALAVSEVNASMGRIIATPTAGSCGIIPGVFLSCQERFGWDDDYMVSGLFAAGAIGYVIANNSFVSGAEGGCQAEVGSAIGMAAGALTELRGGTPAQAVHAVGLALKNTLGLICDPVGGLVEIPCIVRNGFGAVTALAAADMALAGVRSVIPSDEVIKVMLEVGSAMPEKHRETAGGGLAQTPTGRQIMKDLRNKK
- a CDS encoding YwbE family protein, whose protein sequence is MSGQSRADIRPGLEVDIVLKQDQPTGKLTHGTVKDILTNSPRHPHGIKVRLTDGQVGRVKNITS
- a CDS encoding HNH endonuclease produces the protein MTLAKHHPHMPMTDTNQPLSKQCAYCHKLKPLAEFRRRTGKRSKGQARRGACRECRKAREEGSAPALLRGMGAVSVSAVSAQTSEPGPVPASRRSPAPSAPAPAASKPPVPKTHLHSLPERSKEGKAATLTSAVKGKTRPRGAEQRRKSPQPFGPKPDPQDASALIPSFKGMILMRGHSDKGRRWHQEIDLELAVTLVREHAAVVVNRRTIRRLYSNKDFRALILNRDNYTCHFCGLYGDTIDHLLPRAKGGHTTPDNCVCACNQCNQTKADQYVEEFMGR
- a CDS encoding LacI family DNA-binding transcriptional regulator — protein: MTTIYDIAKRTGYSPTTVSKAFNNYSDVREKTRQEILRTAREMGYLPNAHARTLTTKKSWTLGVLFVEGTGVGIRHPFFGAVIESFKQVAVAKGYALMFISKDVGGKQSGYLENCRIHGVDGVVVFLSDYEDPYFQELLESNIPTVILDYETTQSHTVCSDNIAGALQAVEYLTSLGHRRIAHISGGENTFPGKQRENGYKAAMKQHGLEVQEGYVSVGAFYSLESGYAAMQSLLELPERPTAVFASGDLLALGAVMAAKDKGLAVPADISVMGYDDIELARYVTPALTTIRQDTANLGTRAAEILLASIDGNRQEMEALVLPVEVVVRDSCAPPGNE